A genome region from Desulforapulum autotrophicum HRM2 includes the following:
- a CDS encoding cache domain-containing protein, which translates to MLFITFISFTFLYFFWVVNEYAKFNEESESVKENFVTSEKERLKTQVQAVLEYVQYMRNQTGKRLRDSIKGRVNEACAIALNIYNENKDSKSHDEIKKMIKDALRPIRFKQNRGYYFAFNMEGIEELFADRPEMEGKNMIAVQGAKGEYVVPDMIEIIKAHEEGFYSYTWSKPGDLDTKYLKIAYVKYFAPYGWGIGTGEYIEDVKKEIQEEVLERISKLRFEKEGYFFGSIYGGKPLFTKGEITRGAESIWELTDPNGVKIIQEQNSAAKEPGGGFVSYFWQKLDPEKLSPKLSYVVGIPEWEWLIGAGVYLDTMDEIILLKKKALYHDFLKQAVLYFAVMIFLFFLILLWTRYQAHKIQSGIRFFSNFFKTASSQATAIDPAGLQFEEFKSIAVSANQMIETRTKAIQDLQESEEKFRMTFLSSPDSINLNRVEDGMYLEINKGFTKIMGYSSEEAIGKYSRDLNIWNDPKDRDRLVSWLKKDGFVENLEAEFTGKDGQIKVGLISARILKIGNENVILSITRDITERKQMEADRERHLAAIEQIAEGVVITDTVGNIEYINPAFKKITGYQKQELIGKNSRILKSGEHDESFYRQLWETILTGNTWNGRLTNKKKNGSFYIEKNTISPVLDKSGKIINFVAVKRDITDKIRMEKVVQQSQKMESIGTLAGGIAHDFNNILFPIVGHSEMLLEDVSDDNPYRESINEIYTGSLRARDLVHQILAFSRQESSELKLMKMQPIIKEALKLIRSTIPTTISISQNLQPNCGTVKADPTQIHQIVMNLAINAYHAMEERGGELKVSLKKVELRQYDFINPDMTNDSYVCLTIEDTGTGMDKKTIDKIFDPFFTTKEKGKGTGMGLSVVHGIVKSMNGEVQVYSEPGKGTQFHIYLPVVKSANEKQETQTNEPIQGGTEGILLVDDEEGIITMEKLALERLGYRVTSRTSSIEALEAFRVNPDKFDLVITDMAMPKMPGDKLAVELIKIRPDIPILLCTGFSESMSEEKIKSLGVRGLLLKPIIIKDLAKKIREILDGNENV; encoded by the coding sequence ATGCTTTTTATAACCTTTATTTCCTTTACCTTTCTCTATTTTTTCTGGGTTGTGAATGAATATGCCAAATTTAATGAAGAATCAGAATCAGTTAAAGAAAACTTTGTTACCTCAGAGAAAGAAAGGCTGAAAACACAGGTTCAAGCCGTACTGGAATATGTTCAGTATATGAGAAACCAGACGGGAAAAAGGCTTCGGGACTCGATTAAAGGGCGTGTGAATGAAGCCTGCGCCATTGCCTTGAACATCTATAATGAAAATAAAGATTCGAAATCCCATGATGAAATAAAAAAAATGATCAAGGATGCCCTAAGGCCTATACGTTTTAAACAGAACCGGGGGTATTATTTTGCCTTTAACATGGAAGGGATAGAAGAGCTTTTTGCCGATAGGCCTGAAATGGAAGGCAAAAACATGATAGCGGTTCAGGGTGCCAAAGGCGAATACGTTGTGCCGGATATGATCGAAATAATAAAGGCACACGAAGAAGGATTTTATTCTTATACCTGGTCAAAGCCGGGAGACTTGGATACAAAATATTTGAAAATCGCCTATGTGAAATATTTTGCACCCTATGGATGGGGAATCGGAACCGGTGAATATATAGAAGATGTCAAAAAAGAAATTCAGGAGGAAGTCCTGGAAAGAATTTCAAAGCTCCGATTCGAAAAAGAAGGCTATTTTTTCGGGAGCATTTACGGGGGGAAGCCTTTATTTACAAAAGGGGAAATTACAAGGGGAGCAGAAAGCATCTGGGAATTGACCGATCCCAATGGGGTTAAAATCATACAGGAACAGAACAGCGCTGCAAAAGAGCCAGGGGGAGGATTTGTTTCCTATTTCTGGCAGAAATTGGATCCAGAGAAACTTTCCCCCAAGCTGTCCTATGTTGTCGGTATCCCGGAATGGGAATGGCTCATTGGTGCCGGGGTATATCTGGATACGATGGATGAAATTATCCTGTTAAAGAAAAAAGCTTTGTATCATGATTTTTTAAAACAAGCTGTTTTATATTTTGCTGTTATGATTTTCCTGTTCTTTCTGATTCTTTTGTGGACCCGATACCAGGCCCATAAGATTCAATCAGGGATCAGGTTCTTTTCAAACTTTTTTAAAACAGCATCTTCACAGGCAACGGCCATTGATCCTGCTGGACTACAGTTTGAGGAGTTTAAGAGTATTGCTGTATCGGCCAATCAGATGATCGAAACGAGGACGAAAGCCATTCAGGATCTCCAGGAGAGTGAGGAAAAATTTCGGATGACATTTCTTTCAAGCCCGGATTCCATCAATCTCAACAGAGTTGAGGATGGAATGTATCTTGAAATAAACAAAGGTTTTACAAAGATTATGGGATACTCTAGTGAAGAAGCTATTGGAAAATATTCGCGCGATCTCAATATCTGGAATGATCCAAAAGACAGAGACCGACTGGTTTCATGGCTGAAAAAAGATGGATTCGTTGAAAACCTGGAAGCAGAATTCACAGGAAAAGACGGGCAAATAAAAGTTGGCCTTATATCTGCACGGATATTGAAAATCGGAAATGAAAATGTCATTCTTTCCATTACCCGGGATATCACCGAGCGTAAGCAGATGGAGGCAGATCGCGAGCGGCACCTTGCCGCCATTGAACAAATAGCAGAAGGTGTTGTCATCACAGATACGGTTGGCAATATAGAATATATCAATCCCGCTTTTAAGAAAATCACAGGGTATCAAAAGCAAGAGTTAATCGGAAAAAATTCGAGAATCCTGAAAAGTGGTGAGCATGATGAGTCGTTTTACCGGCAATTGTGGGAGACGATTTTAACAGGGAACACCTGGAATGGCAGACTGACCAACAAAAAAAAGAATGGCAGTTTTTATATTGAAAAAAACACTATTTCACCAGTGCTTGATAAATCAGGAAAAATAATCAATTTCGTGGCAGTTAAGCGTGATATTACCGATAAAATACGGATGGAGAAAGTGGTTCAGCAATCTCAGAAAATGGAATCCATCGGTACCCTTGCAGGCGGCATTGCCCATGATTTTAACAATATTCTTTTTCCCATTGTCGGTCATTCGGAAATGCTCTTAGAGGATGTCTCTGATGATAATCCATATAGAGAAAGCATCAATGAAATTTATACGGGATCACTGAGAGCCAGAGATCTGGTGCACCAGATTCTTGCCTTTTCACGCCAGGAAAGCAGCGAACTAAAACTGATGAAGATGCAGCCGATTATCAAAGAAGCCTTAAAATTGATCAGATCCACAATCCCCACAACCATTTCCATCAGTCAGAATCTCCAACCCAACTGTGGTACTGTAAAAGCAGATCCCACACAAATTCATCAAATCGTCATGAACCTTGCGATCAATGCCTATCATGCCATGGAAGAAAGAGGAGGAGAATTAAAAGTAAGCCTTAAAAAAGTCGAATTGAGGCAGTATGACTTTATAAACCCGGATATGACAAATGATTCATACGTTTGCCTGACGATAGAAGATACTGGCACGGGTATGGATAAGAAAACAATTGATAAAATCTTTGACCCGTTTTTTACCACAAAAGAAAAAGGTAAAGGAACTGGAATGGGATTATCAGTGGTCCACGGTATTGTTAAAAGCATGAATGGAGAGGTCCAGGTTTACAGCGAACCGGGCAAAGGGACACAATTCCATATTTATCTGCCTGTCGTCAAGAGTGCCAATGAAAAGCAAGAAACCCAGACAAATGAGCCCATACAAGGCGGGACGGAAGGTATTCTGCTGGTGGATGATGAAGAAGGTATCATTACAATGGAAAAGCTGGCCCTGGAGCGTTTAGGATACCGGGTTACTTCCCGCACGAGCAGTATAGAAGCGCTTGAAGCATTCAGGGTCAATCCGGATAAATTTGATTTGGTTATTACAGATATGGCGATGCCAAAAATGCCTGGGGACAAGCTTGCAGTTGAATTGATAAAAATACGTCCTGACATCCCGATATTGCTTTGTACTGGGTTCAGTGAATCCATGTCTGAAGAAAAAATTAAATCTCTTGGGGTTAGGGGACTTTTATTGAAACCAATCATTATTAAGGATCTTGCCAAAAAGATTAGGGAAATTTTGGATGGGAACGAAAATGTCTGA
- a CDS encoding PAS domain S-box protein: MSDKLLQRIKELESELQRHQLSERQLEDSNDRLESLLYKLPLGIVIIDFETQKILDVNPLALSTFGCSLEELVGKKCTDYICPADKGRCPIIDQGLSLDRSEREVITFTGERIPVLKTVIKDEIEGKVVLIECFTDITDKKRADEEHVKREKFQTVVEMAGAVCHEFNQPIQVINGYCGLLIDDMEINVESKDQIEEILKAVSKMGLLTRDLMNITGYETKPYLNSKIVDIKRSSAKLNEVEKKFVDR, translated from the coding sequence ATGTCTGATAAACTATTACAAAGGATAAAAGAACTGGAAAGTGAGCTGCAAAGGCATCAATTGAGTGAAAGGCAGCTTGAAGACAGCAATGATAGGCTGGAATCTTTGTTATACAAACTTCCACTGGGTATCGTTATCATTGATTTTGAAACCCAAAAAATTCTTGATGTAAATCCCCTTGCCCTGAGTACATTTGGTTGCTCTTTGGAAGAACTGGTTGGTAAAAAATGCACAGACTATATTTGCCCAGCTGACAAAGGGCGTTGTCCCATTATAGACCAGGGATTATCGCTGGATCGATCTGAACGGGAGGTCATCACCTTCACTGGAGAAAGGATACCGGTTTTAAAAACAGTGATTAAAGATGAGATAGAGGGAAAGGTGGTTCTTATAGAATGCTTTACAGATATCACCGATAAAAAGCGGGCGGATGAAGAACATGTTAAAAGGGAGAAGTTCCAGACAGTAGTGGAAATGGCTGGTGCGGTATGCCATGAATTTAACCAGCCGATCCAGGTCATCAACGGGTATTGTGGCTTATTGATAGACGATATGGAGATAAATGTTGAGAGTAAAGATCAAATCGAAGAAATTCTCAAAGCCGTATCTAAAATGGGTTTACTGACAAGGGATTTAATGAACATTACAGGGTATGAGACAAAACCCTACTTAAATTCTAAAATTGTTGATATCAAACGATCGTCTGCTAAACTTAACGAGGTTG